A genomic segment from Rubrobacter tropicus encodes:
- a CDS encoding DUF2795 domain-containing protein, whose translation MLEASVDFDPNDVPQYLEGVEYPASKEDLISAAEGNGAPGELVERIGTLGQPTFDSADEVVAELEASPTSG comes from the coding sequence TTGTTGGAGGCGAGTGTGGACTTCGACCCGAATGATGTGCCGCAGTACCTGGAAGGCGTGGAGTACCCGGCGAGCAAGGAGGATCTGATCTCGGCCGCGGAAGGAAACGGCGCGCCGGGGGAATTGGTGGAGAGGATCGGGACGCTCGGACAGCCGACCTTCGACAGCGCCGACGAGGTCGTCGCGGAGCTCGAAGCCTCGCCGACCTCGGGGTGA